A single Phragmites australis chromosome 4, lpPhrAust1.1, whole genome shotgun sequence DNA region contains:
- the LOC133916985 gene encoding catalase isozyme C-like gives MDPYKYRPSSAFNAPLWSTNSGAPVWNNDNSLTVGPRGPILLEDYHLVEKLANFDRERIPERVVHARGASAKGFFEVTHDISHLTCADFLRAPGVQTPIIVRFSTVIHERGSPETLRDPRGFAVKFYTREGNWDLVGNNFPVFFIRDGMKFPDMVHSLKPNPKSHIQENWRVLDFFSHHPESLHMFTFLFDDVGIPADYRHMDGSGVNTYTLVNRAGKSHYVKFHWRPTCGVKSLLDDEAVTVGGTNHSHATKDLYDAIAAGNYPEWKLYIQTIDPDHEDRFDFDPLDVTKTWPEDVIPLQPVGRMVLNRNIDNFFTENEQLAFCPGIIVPGIYYSDDKLLQTRIFSYSDTQRHRLGPNYLLLPANAPKCAHHNNHYDGFMNFMHRDEEVDYFPSRYDAAKHAPRYPIPSATLNGRREKIVIKKENNFKQPGERYRSMDPARQERFIKRWIDALSDPRLTHEIRSIWLSYWSQADRSLGQKLASRLSSRPSM, from the exons ATGGACCCGTACAAG TACCGCCCGTCGAGCGCGTTCAACGCCCCGCTCTGGAGCACCAACTCCGGCGCGCCCGTATGGAACAACGACAACTCCCTCACCGTCGGCCCCCGAG GCCCGATCCTCCTGGAGGACTACCACCTGGTGGAGAAGCTTGCCAACTTCGACCGTGAGCGCATCCCGGAGCGCGTGGTGCACGCCCGCGGCGCCAGCGCCAAGGGCTTCTTCGAGGTGACCCACGACATCTCCCACCTCACCTGCGCCGACTTCCTCCGCGCCCCCGGCGTGCAGACCCCCATCATCGTCCGCTTCTCCACCGTCATCCACGAGCGCGGCAGCCCCGAGACACTCCGCGACCCGCGCGGGTTCGCCGTCAAGTTCTACACCCGAGAGGGCAACTGGGACCTTGTGGGCAACAACTTCCCCGTGTTCTTCATCCGCGACGGCATGAAGTTCCCGGACATGGTGCACTCGCTGAAGCCCAACCCCAAGTCGCACATCCAGGAGAACTGGCGCGTGCTCGACTTCTTCTCGCACCACCCGGAGAGCCTGCACATGTTCACCTTCCTCTTCGACGACGTCGGCATCCCCGCCGACTACCGCCACATGGACGGCTCCGGCGTCAACACCTACACGCTCGTAAACCGCGCCGGCAAGTCCCACTACGTCAAGTTCCACTGGCGGCCCACCTGCGGCGTCAAGTCCCTGCTCGACGACGAGGCCGTCACCGTCGGAGGCACCAACCACAGCCACGCCACCAAGGACCTCTACGACGCCATCGCCGCCGGCAACTACCCCGAGTGGAAGCTCTACATCCAGACCATCGACCCGGACCACGAGGACCGCTTCGACTTCGACCCGCTCGACGTCACCAAGACCTGGCCCGAGGACGTGATCCCGCTGCAGCCCGTGGGGCGCATGGTGCTCAACCGCAACATCGACAACTTCTTCACCGAGAACGAGCAGCTCGCCTTCTGCCCCGGGATCATTGTGCCGGGCATCTACTACTCCGACGACAAGCTGCTGCAGACCAGGATCTTCTCCTACTCCGACACGCAGCGCCACCGCCTGGGGCCCAACTACCTTCTGCTCCCGGCCAACGCGCCCAAGTGCGCGCACCACAACAACCACTACGACGGGTTCATGAACTTCATGCACCGCGACGAGGAGGTGGACTACTTCCCGTCCAGGTACGACGCCGCCAAGCACGCGCCCAGGTACCCCATCCCCTCCGCCACGCTCAACGGCCGCCGCGAGAAG ATTGTGATTAAGAAGGAGAACAACTTCAAGCAGCCCGGGGAGAGGTACCGCTCGATGGACCCGGCAAG GCAAGAGCGATTCATCAAGAGATGGATCGACGCGCTCTCCGACCCCCGCCTCACTCACGAGATCAGGAGCATCTGGCTCTCCTACTGGTCTCAG GCCGACAGGTCTCTGGGTCAGAAGCTCGCGAGCCGTCTCAGCTCCAGGCCGAGCATGTAA
- the LOC133916987 gene encoding protein NLP1-like: MEQAPQNDEDGFLGCGVMEEAAIGDLDLMEDFLMAAPGFDFSEFLNPGAGASPGTCGPLSPLFDISSTMTTATPPAPAGEDDRDEPERVNRVEASPPRRACLFQPRQEVEGTVKERLWRALERIASLWQPQPGELLAQVWVPTVIGDRQVLTTCGQPFWLDRRNQRLSSYRTVSMKYQFSADESARAELGLPGRVFVGRVPEWTPDVRYFSTEEYPRVRHAQYFDIRGSFALPVFEPRTRACLGVVELVMTTQKINYNAEIENICNALKEVDLISSDVSINPRAKVVDTSYRAIVPEIVDVLRTVCETHELPLAQTWIPCICQAKRGIRHSDEKFKNCVSTMDEACYVRDPIVRGFHQACSEHHLFRGEGVVGRAFGTNEPCFSPDITAYSKVQYPLSHHATVFRLRAAVAIRLGSVRTGSLDFVLEFFLPLDCVEKEEQRAMVNSLSMTIQKTCYTLRVVSLIELVHEGSFETSALTPPEFYAESMPENLDEHCSGIDVPARSTLLEASEEASSWIASLVDAQNKGVKEMDGDLPFGFSKQEDEGFSVTAGWHTSPIIGPEGSIFSGFKLHEEYEVKEATCSGGPSFSNLEKAVEKRHTKMEKTVSLEELRKHFAGSLKEAAKNLGVCPTTLKRICRQHGINRWPSRKIKKVGHSLKKLQMVIDSVHGSEGTVQFSSLYENFTNTTWSERELQGDLTYPLSEQKAHLEPLVHDQQCKGRFISHTSGSNSLSPSCSQSSNSSHGCSSGSKPQQHGSAPQLAVKEENVMEENQSSTLLKAGSHAELQMFTEERPVTLSRSQSQMLLSEQKPMENMSGMQKNKPDSLKIKAMYGEERCIFRLQPSWGFEKLKEEIVKRFSIAQETYVDLKYLDDESEWILLTCDADLLECIDVYKSSSAQTVRILVNPNVQPALGPSFGQTSLSRQCSSRMQNKHAISLLEI; encoded by the exons ATGGAGCAGGCGCCGCAGAACGATGAGGACGGGTTCCTGGGCTGCGGCGTGATGGAGGAAGCCGCCATCGGCGACCTGGATCTCATGGAGGATTTCCTGATGGCGGCCCCGGGATTCGATTTCTCGGAGTTCTTGAATCCCGGCGCCGGCGCATCCCCGGGGACGTGCGGCCCCCTCTCGCCGCTGTTTGACATCAGCAGCACGATGACCACAGCGACTCCCCCGGCGCCGGCTGGTGAGGACGACAGGGACGAGCCGGAGAGGGTCAACCGGGTGGAGGCGagcccgccgcgccgcgcctgCCTCTTCCAGCCGAGGCAGGAGGTGGAGGGCACGGTGAAGGAGCGGCTGTGGCGCGCGCTGGAGCGCATCGCGTCGCTGTGGCAGCCGCAGCCCGGGGAATTGCTGGCGCAGGTCTGGGTCCCGACAGTGATCGGCGACCGGCAGGTGCTGACAACGTGCGGGCAGCCGTTCTGGCTAGACCGCCGGAACCAGCGCCTCTCGAGCTACCGGACAGTGTCGATGAAGTACCAGTTCTCCGCCGACGAGAGCGCACGCGCCGAGCTGGGGCTGCCCGGCCGCGTCTTCGTCGGCCGCGTCCCCGAGTGGACGCCCGACGTCCGCTACTTCTCTACCGAGGAGTACCCACGCGTCCGCCATGCACAGTACTTCGACATCCGCGGCAGCTTCGCGCTCCCTGTCTTCGAGCCCCGGACCCGGGCCTGCCTCGGCGTCGTCGAGCTCGTCATGACCACGCAGAAGATCAACTACAATGCCGAGATCGAGAACATCTGCAATGCTCTCAAG GAGGTTGATCTTATAAGCTCTGATGTTTCAATCAATCCCCGTGCAAAG GTGGTTGATACTTCTTACAGAGCAATTGTACCAGAGATAGTCGATGTTCTCAGAACTGTTTGTGAGACACACGAGTTGCCATTGGCCCAGACATGGATACCGTGCATCTGCCAGGCAAAGAGGGGAATCCGCCACTCTGATGAAAAATTCAAGAACTGTGTGTCCACTATGGATGAGGCGTGTTACGTCCGTGACCCAATCGTAAGGGGCTTTCACCAAGCTTGCTCCGAGCATCATCTTTTCAGAGGTGAGGGTGTCGTTGGCAGGGCATTTGGGACGAACGAGCCATGTTTCTCCCCGGACATTACTGCCTACAGCAAGGTCCAATACCCTCTCTCACATCATGCAACAGTTTTCAGATTGAGGGCTGCGGTGGCCATCCGACTGGGAAGTGTTAGGACTGGAAGCCTTGACTTTGTCTTGGAATTCTTTCTGCCGTTGGACTGTGTAGAGAAAGAAGAGCAAAGGGCCATGGTTAATTCTTTGTCCATGACAATACAGAAGACCTGCTATACATTACGAGTTGTCAGTTTGATAGAACTGGTGCATGAAGGATCATTTGAAACAAGCGCACTAACCCCACCAGAATTTTATGCCGAGTCTATGCCTGAAAACTTGGATGAGCATTGCAGCGGCATTGATGTTCCTGCAAGATCGACATTGCTGGAAGCTTCTGAGGAGGCGTCCTCATGGATAGCAAGCCTTGTGGATGCTCAAAATAAGGGAGTGAAAGAAATGGATGGTGACCTGCCATTTGGATTCAGCAAGCAAGAGGATGAAGGGTTTAGTGTTACAGCTGGCTGGCATACTTCACCAATAATAGGGCCTGAAGGTAGCATCTTTTCAGGGTTTAAGTTGCATGAAGAATATGAGGTCAAGGAGGCAACTTGTTCCGGTGGTCCAAGCTTTTCGAACTTGGAGAAAGCAGTAGAGAAGCGACACACTAAGATGGAGAAAACTGTTAGCCTGGAAGAGCTTCGGAAGCATTTTGCTGGTAGCCTGAAAGAAGCTGCAAAGAATTTAGGAG TGTGCCCTACTACACTGAAGAGAATATGCAGGCAGCATGGAATTAATCGTTGGCCATCACGGAAGATCAAGAAAGTTGGCCACTCCCTGAAGAAATTGCAAATGGTCATTGATTCGGTACATGGTTCTGAAGGAACAGTTCAGTTCAGTTCGCTCTATGAAAACTTTACCAATACCACATGGTCAGAAAGAGAGTTACAAGGGGATCTCACTTATCCATTATCTGAGCAAAAAGCTCACTTGGAACCTTTGGTTCATGATCAGCAGTGCAAGGGCAGATTCATTTCACATACTTCTGGCTCTAATTCCCTCTCCCCCTCTTGCAGTCAAAGCTCAAATTCCAGCCATGGTTGTTCCAGTGGTTCAAAACCGCAACAACATGGCAGTGCTCCTCAGCTTGCAGTTAAGGAAGAAAATGTCATGGAGGAGAATCAGAGTTCCACACTACTGAAAGCTGGGAGCCATGCAGAACTGCAGATGTTTACTGAAGAAAGACCTGTCACCCTATCTAGGTCTCAGAGTCAAATGCTTTTAAGTGAACAAAAACCAATGGAAAACATGTCAGGCATGCAAAAGAATAAGCCTGATTCTCTCAAAATAAAAGCCATGTATGGTGAAGAAAGATGCATATTCCGACTTCAGCCTAGTTGGGGATTTGAAAAGCTAAAAGAAGAAATTGTAAAGCGGTTCAGCATTGCTCAGGAGACCTATGTGGACCTCAAGTACTTGGATGATGAATCTGAGTGGATTCTTTTAACATGTGATGCGGACCTGCTGGAGTGTATTGATGTGTACAAGTCATCAAGTGCTCAAACAGTAAGAATCTTGGTAAATCCTAATGTTCAGCCGGCGCTTGGTCCTTCCTTTGGTCAAACTAGTTTGTCCAGACAATGTTCTTCCAGGATGCAGAACAAGCATGCCATCTCTCTTCTTGAAATTTAA